The following are encoded in a window of Prochlorococcus marinus CUG1417 genomic DNA:
- a CDS encoding cobyrinate a,c-diamide synthase, translated as MPCVISSPSTDSGKTTLSLLISCWAFSKGIKIQTFKVGPDYLDQQQLSSIGQPTCRNLDIFLSGEEWVQESFFKHSLKYEFSLIEGAMGLFDGLGSTTYSSTANISKLLNAPVIFIVNARGQVASLLASVRGFRDFDSELSIVGIIFNNVNSDRHKKLIKEVFKNEDIEILGFLPSDSKITLNKANLGLIPPLDNGKEIDVEYFANFAERNLDIFSLFKFLKSPRKKKFNSVSFEDFKIDKSKPIAIAEDKIFHFQYPETKEFLSEIGIPLISWSIYDDEEIPNEASSLIIPGGFPEKYADHISNSIKSLNSLRKFRKNGFIYAECGGMMILGDFIKDENGKNHKMSGILPFRSKKSKLSVGYRYIEGLKDTPIIKQNQLIRGHEFHYWEIENNLSELDLRKAEHKKKLSSPWKIKSWKTEYKNEGFFDKKLHASWIHLHMPSSPEVAKNFINATQISFSKDS; from the coding sequence ATGCCTTGTGTAATATCTTCTCCTTCAACTGATAGTGGGAAAACTACTTTATCTCTTTTGATATCTTGTTGGGCGTTCTCAAAAGGTATAAAGATACAAACTTTCAAGGTTGGCCCAGATTATCTTGATCAACAACAACTTAGTTCAATTGGCCAACCTACTTGTAGGAATTTAGATATTTTTTTAAGTGGTGAGGAATGGGTTCAAGAAAGTTTTTTCAAACATTCTTTGAAATATGAATTCTCATTGATTGAAGGGGCAATGGGTCTATTCGATGGATTAGGGTCAACAACCTATTCCAGTACAGCAAATATCTCTAAACTTCTCAATGCCCCAGTAATTTTTATTGTTAATGCTAGAGGTCAAGTAGCATCTCTTTTGGCTAGTGTTAGAGGTTTTAGAGATTTCGATAGTGAGTTGTCAATAGTAGGAATTATATTTAATAACGTTAATTCAGATAGACATAAAAAATTAATCAAAGAAGTGTTTAAAAATGAAGACATCGAAATTCTTGGTTTTTTACCATCTGATTCAAAAATAACTTTAAACAAAGCTAATTTAGGTTTAATACCTCCATTGGATAATGGTAAAGAAATTGATGTTGAATATTTTGCAAATTTTGCCGAAAGAAATCTTGATATATTTTCTCTTTTTAAATTCCTGAAATCCCCTCGAAAGAAAAAATTTAATTCTGTCAGCTTTGAAGATTTTAAAATAGATAAGAGTAAACCTATCGCAATTGCAGAAGATAAAATCTTTCATTTTCAATACCCTGAAACTAAAGAGTTTTTGAGTGAAATAGGAATTCCATTGATTTCATGGAGTATTTATGATGATGAAGAAATACCTAATGAGGCTTCTTCTTTAATTATTCCCGGGGGATTCCCTGAAAAATATGCTGATCATATAAGTAACTCTATAAAAAGCTTAAATTCGTTAAGGAAATTCCGCAAAAATGGATTTATATATGCAGAGTGCGGAGGGATGATGATTTTAGGAGACTTTATAAAAGATGAAAATGGTAAAAATCATAAAATGAGTGGCATCCTTCCTTTTAGATCAAAAAAAAGTAAACTTTCAGTAGGTTATAGATACATTGAGGGTTTAAAAGATACTCCGATCATTAAACAAAATCAATTAATTAGAGGACATGAATTTCATTATTGGGAAATTGAAAATAATTTATCTGAACTTGATTTAAGAAAAGCTGAGCATAAAAAGAAACTTTCTTCCCCATGGAAAATTAAATCTTGGAAAACTGAATACAAAAATGAAGGCTTTTTTGATAAGAAATTACATGCAAGCTGGATTCACTTACATATGCCAAGTTCTCCAGAAGTCGCAAAAAACTTTATCAATGCTACACAAATTAGTTTTTCAAAGGATTCTTAA
- a CDS encoding polyprenyl synthetase family protein, whose amino-acid sequence MTEVLENISDFEKYLTSTKKIVEEALDFSLGPEKPEILRESMRYSLLAGGKRIRPILCLASCSLAGGKPSLAVPTAVAIEMIHTMSLIHDDLPAMDNDDLRRGRPTNHKVYGDAIAILAGDALLTRAFEMVSLRSPGVEPTRLLNVIGELSLVAGAPGLVGGQVVDLECEGKEVDLETLEYIHLHKTGALLKACVRTGAMIAGANEKLLRALTTYAEGIGLAFQIIDDILDLTSSSEKLGKTAGKDLLADKTTYPKLLGMENSKKKAFDLVEKAKKAIEPWGSDANYLISLADFITNRDR is encoded by the coding sequence ATGACTGAAGTTCTCGAAAATATTTCTGATTTTGAAAAATATCTTACAAGTACAAAAAAGATAGTAGAAGAAGCTCTTGATTTTTCTCTAGGTCCGGAAAAACCAGAAATACTTAGGGAATCAATGAGATATTCTCTTTTGGCTGGAGGAAAAAGAATACGTCCAATTTTATGTTTAGCATCTTGTTCGCTAGCTGGAGGAAAACCTTCACTTGCTGTACCTACTGCTGTAGCAATAGAAATGATTCATACAATGTCCTTAATTCATGATGATTTGCCCGCTATGGACAATGATGACTTACGACGAGGTAGGCCAACGAATCATAAAGTATATGGAGATGCAATAGCTATTCTTGCTGGCGATGCATTATTAACTAGAGCCTTTGAGATGGTCTCTTTAAGAAGTCCTGGAGTTGAACCAACTAGATTATTAAATGTAATTGGAGAACTTTCCTTAGTTGCTGGCGCTCCTGGGCTGGTAGGTGGGCAAGTTGTTGATTTAGAATGTGAAGGTAAAGAAGTTGACCTTGAAACACTCGAGTATATACATCTTCATAAGACTGGGGCTTTATTGAAAGCTTGCGTAAGAACAGGAGCTATGATAGCTGGAGCTAATGAAAAACTATTGAGAGCTCTTACAACATATGCCGAGGGTATTGGATTAGCCTTTCAAATTATTGATGATATCCTTGATTTAACATCGAGTAGTGAAAAACTTGGTAAAACTGCCGGCAAAGATCTTTTGGCTGACAAAACCACTTACCCTAAATTACTTGGAATGGAGAATTCAAAGAAAAAAGCATTTGATTTGGTGGAAAAAGCAAAAAAAGCAATCGAACCATGGGGATCAGATGCAAACTATTTAATATCCTTAGCTGACTTTATTACAAATAGAGACCGATAA
- a CDS encoding divergent PAP2 family protein, producing the protein MYEFFAFLNNEVLFWSLFSCLLAQFFKIIFNFFSTGEIRFGIMFETGGMPSSHSALITGATSGIGYELGFDSSIFALAVAVALIVMYDASGVRKSAGIQAAEINKLSKKLDPQSELLLKETLGHTKIEVMVGSFLGPLITLPGIFFLGSPQKIFDLIIN; encoded by the coding sequence ATGTATGAGTTTTTTGCCTTCTTAAATAATGAAGTACTTTTCTGGAGCTTATTTTCCTGTTTACTAGCACAATTTTTTAAAATCATATTTAATTTCTTTTCGACTGGAGAAATAAGATTTGGAATTATGTTCGAGACAGGCGGCATGCCTTCAAGTCATTCCGCCTTAATAACAGGTGCTACGTCTGGTATAGGTTATGAATTAGGATTTGATAGCTCAATATTCGCCTTAGCAGTTGCTGTAGCACTTATAGTCATGTATGACGCTAGTGGTGTTAGAAAATCAGCAGGAATTCAAGCAGCCGAAATCAATAAACTATCAAAAAAACTAGACCCTCAATCTGAATTGCTTTTAAAGGAAACCCTTGGCCATACAAAAATCGAGGTCATGGTGGGGAGTTTTTTAGGACCATTAATCACTTTGCCTGGCATTTTTTTTCTAGGTTCTCCTCAAAAAATATTTGATTTGATAATAAATTAA